In the Acidovorax sp. A79 genome, one interval contains:
- the carA gene encoding glutamine-hydrolyzing carbamoyl-phosphate synthase small subunit — translation MLLSLQGNFPPAILALADGTVFIGNSIGATGATVGEVVFNTAITGYQEILTDPSYCQQIVTLTYPHIGNYGVNVEDIEADKVHAAGLIIKDLPLLASNFRSTETLSQYLVRENTVAIANIDTRKLTRLLRSKGAQNGAIIGLAAGQPVTQALIDEAIAKAKAAPNMAGLDLAQVVTTASRYEWTQTEWKLGSGYGELAGPQFHVVAYDFGVKKNILRMLAERGCKVTVVPAKTPAADVLALKPDGVFLSNGPGDPEPCDYAIAATRTIVDSGVPTFGICLGHQIMALAAGAKTFKMTHSHHGANHPVKDLDTGRVSITSQNHGFAVDMESLPANLRATHISLFDGTLQGLVHKDKPAFCFQGHPEASPGPHDIAYLFDRFTDAMRAAKAG, via the coding sequence GTGCTTTTGTCTCTACAGGGAAATTTCCCGCCCGCCATCCTGGCGCTCGCAGACGGCACGGTCTTTATCGGCAATTCGATTGGTGCCACCGGCGCCACCGTCGGCGAAGTGGTGTTCAACACCGCGATCACCGGCTACCAGGAAATCCTCACCGACCCCAGCTACTGCCAGCAGATCGTCACGTTGACGTATCCGCACATCGGCAACTACGGCGTCAACGTGGAGGACATCGAAGCCGACAAGGTCCATGCCGCGGGCCTGATCATCAAGGACCTGCCCCTGCTGGCCAGCAACTTCCGCTCCACGGAAACGCTCTCGCAGTACCTCGTGCGCGAGAACACCGTGGCCATCGCCAACATCGATACCCGCAAGCTCACGCGCCTGCTGCGCAGCAAGGGTGCGCAAAACGGCGCCATCATCGGACTGGCCGCCGGGCAGCCGGTCACGCAGGCGCTCATCGACGAAGCCATCGCCAAGGCCAAGGCCGCCCCCAACATGGCCGGGCTGGACCTGGCCCAGGTGGTGACCACGGCGTCGCGCTACGAGTGGACGCAGACCGAGTGGAAGCTGGGCTCGGGCTACGGCGAACTCGCGGGGCCGCAGTTCCATGTGGTGGCATACGACTTCGGCGTGAAGAAGAACATCCTGCGCATGCTGGCCGAGCGCGGCTGCAAGGTCACCGTGGTGCCTGCCAAGACGCCCGCCGCCGATGTGCTGGCACTCAAGCCCGATGGCGTGTTCCTGTCCAACGGCCCCGGCGATCCGGAGCCCTGCGATTACGCCATTGCCGCCACCCGCACCATCGTGGACAGCGGCGTGCCCACGTTCGGCATCTGCCTGGGTCATCAGATCATGGCCCTGGCCGCCGGCGCCAAGACCTTCAAGATGACCCACAGCCACCACGGGGCCAATCACCCCGTGAAGGACCTGGACACCGGCCGCGTGAGCATCACGAGCCAGAACCACGGTTTCGCGGTGGACATGGAATCGCTGCCTGCCAACCTGCGCGCCACGCACATCAGCCTGTTCGACGGCACGCTGCAAGGGCTGGTCCACAAGGACAAGCCGGCATTTTGCTTCCAGGGCCACCCTGAGGCTTCCCCCGGGCCGCACGACATCGCCTACCTTTTCGACCGATTCACCGATGCCATGCGCGCGGCGAAAGCCGGTTGA
- a CDS encoding TrmH family RNA methyltransferase — translation MTSPSITAIHSRDNTFVKELRRLAQDTTAYRKQGRVWLEGDHLCRAALERGQRASIAVFSESFWPQAQVEWAQAAMKTIVLADALFADISGLESPARMGFIIDLPAAAAWRTDAATVVLDRVQDAGNVGSILRSASAFGFRQVVAVKGSAALWSPKVLRAGMGAHFALDLIEGVEHGELQSLKVPMLVTSSHAGDWLHRAALPWPCAWVMGHEGQGVSAVLEERAAMRIRIAQPGGEESLNVAAAAAICLHASGAGR, via the coding sequence ATGACCTCTCCGTCCATCACCGCGATCCATTCGCGGGACAACACCTTCGTGAAGGAACTGCGCCGGCTCGCGCAGGACACCACCGCCTACCGCAAGCAGGGCAGGGTGTGGCTGGAGGGTGACCACCTCTGCCGCGCCGCCCTGGAACGGGGCCAGCGGGCATCGATCGCGGTATTTTCCGAGTCTTTTTGGCCTCAGGCGCAAGTGGAATGGGCGCAGGCAGCTATGAAAACCATAGTGCTCGCCGATGCCCTGTTTGCCGACATCAGCGGTCTGGAGTCGCCTGCCCGCATGGGCTTCATCATCGATCTGCCCGCTGCCGCCGCATGGCGCACGGACGCCGCCACCGTCGTGCTGGACCGGGTGCAGGACGCCGGCAATGTGGGTTCCATCCTGCGCAGCGCGTCGGCATTCGGATTTCGTCAGGTGGTCGCCGTCAAGGGCAGCGCCGCCCTGTGGTCCCCCAAGGTGCTGCGCGCCGGCATGGGCGCGCATTTCGCGCTGGACCTGATCGAAGGCGTGGAGCACGGCGAACTCCAGTCCCTGAAGGTGCCCATGCTGGTGACCAGTTCGCACGCCGGGGACTGGCTGCACCGGGCCGCGCTGCCCTGGCCCTGCGCATGGGTCATGGGCCATGAAGGGCAGGGCGTCTCCGCCGTGCTGGAGGAGCGGGCTGCGATGCGCATCCGCATCGCGCAGCCCGGCGGCGAGGAGTCGCTGAACGTCGCGGCGGCGGCGGCGATCTGCCTGCATGCGAGCGGCGCCGGGCGCTGA
- the rnhB gene encoding ribonuclease HII has product MRSRKSFTQLPEQACLPWHPPGLVSGVDEAGRGPLAGPVVAAAVILDDLNPIAGLADSKKLTPARREKLYDEIRAKALCCSIAEASVEEIDQLNILQATLLAMRRAVMGLRLKPVMVLVDGNRLPTLGIQAEAIVKGDALVPAISAASILAKVHRDRWCVQVHEEFPQYGFAGHKGYGTAVHMAALREHGACVHHRRSFAPVAQSLLA; this is encoded by the coding sequence ATGCGATCCAGAAAATCCTTCACCCAGCTGCCTGAACAGGCCTGCCTGCCATGGCACCCGCCGGGTCTTGTGTCCGGCGTGGACGAGGCGGGCCGCGGCCCGCTGGCGGGGCCCGTGGTGGCGGCCGCGGTCATCCTGGATGACCTCAATCCGATCGCCGGCCTTGCCGATTCCAAGAAGCTCACGCCTGCCCGGCGCGAGAAACTCTACGACGAAATCCGTGCCAAGGCGCTGTGCTGCAGCATTGCCGAGGCCAGCGTGGAAGAGATCGACCAGCTCAACATCCTGCAGGCCACGCTGCTGGCCATGCGGCGGGCCGTGATGGGGCTGCGCCTGAAGCCCGTCATGGTGCTGGTCGATGGCAACCGCCTGCCCACGCTGGGCATCCAGGCCGAGGCCATCGTCAAGGGCGATGCGCTGGTGCCGGCCATCTCGGCCGCCTCCATCCTGGCCAAGGTGCACCGCGACCGCTGGTGCGTGCAGGTGCATGAAGAGTTTCCGCAGTACGGGTTTGCCGGCCACAAGGGCTATGGCACCGCGGTGCACATGGCCGCCTTGCGCGAGCACGGGGCCTGCGTCCATCACCGGCGTTCCTTTGCGCCCGTGGCGCAGAGCCTGCTTGCCTGA
- the lpxB gene encoding lipid-A-disaccharide synthase, giving the protein MKASPRVAMVAGETSGDLLAGLLIDGMQAHWPGLQSCGIGGPQMQRRGFAAWWPSEKLAVHGYSMEVLRRLRELLGIRKQLRERLLKERPDVFIGVDAPDFNLKLEADLRAAGVKTVHFVCPSIWAWRADRVEKIRRSADHVLCIFPFEPELLARHGIAATYVGHPLAGVIPMVPDRAAARAQLGLQDADEVLAILPGSRSSEIAYITQPFFEAAALVLKARPATKLIVPAVPALRERIVQAARAAGLGGAVQIVSGQSHAVLAACDATLIASGTATLEAALFKRPMVIGYHMHPLSWWLMRRKQLQPWVGLPNILCGEFVVPELIQDAATPQALCAATLQWLDARQHNPEKITALEQRFTALHESLQRNTPQLAADAIQKILHPAA; this is encoded by the coding sequence ATGAAGGCTTCCCCCCGCGTCGCCATGGTGGCGGGCGAGACCTCCGGCGACCTGCTTGCCGGCCTGCTGATCGACGGCATGCAGGCCCATTGGCCGGGCCTGCAGTCCTGCGGCATTGGTGGCCCGCAGATGCAGCGCCGGGGTTTTGCCGCCTGGTGGCCCAGCGAGAAGCTCGCCGTGCATGGGTACAGCATGGAGGTGCTGCGCCGCCTGCGCGAACTGCTGGGCATTCGCAAGCAACTGCGTGAGCGGCTGCTCAAGGAGCGTCCGGACGTGTTCATCGGCGTGGATGCGCCTGACTTCAACCTGAAGCTGGAGGCCGACCTGCGTGCCGCGGGCGTCAAGACCGTGCACTTCGTGTGCCCGTCGATCTGGGCCTGGCGCGCGGACCGTGTCGAGAAGATACGCCGCAGCGCCGACCACGTGCTGTGCATCTTTCCGTTCGAGCCCGAGCTGTTGGCGCGGCACGGCATTGCGGCGACCTATGTGGGCCACCCGCTTGCCGGCGTGATTCCCATGGTGCCGGACCGCGCTGCCGCCCGCGCCCAGCTCGGCCTGCAGGATGCCGACGAGGTGCTGGCCATTCTGCCGGGCAGCCGCTCCTCGGAGATCGCCTACATCACGCAGCCTTTCTTTGAGGCTGCAGCGCTTGTCCTGAAAGCGCGTCCAGCTACTAAATTGATAGTTCCTGCCGTCCCGGCGCTGCGGGAGCGCATCGTGCAGGCGGCACGGGCCGCGGGTCTGGGTGGGGCGGTGCAGATCGTGTCCGGCCAGTCCCATGCCGTGCTGGCCGCCTGCGACGCCACGCTGATCGCCAGCGGCACCGCGACGCTGGAGGCGGCGCTGTTCAAGCGTCCCATGGTCATCGGCTACCACATGCACCCGTTGAGCTGGTGGCTCATGCGCCGCAAGCAGCTGCAGCCCTGGGTGGGGCTGCCCAATATCCTTTGCGGAGAATTCGTGGTCCCCGAGCTGATCCAGGATGCCGCGACACCCCAGGCGCTCTGCGCGGCAACGCTGCAATGGCTGGATGCGCGCCAGCACAATCCTGAGAAAATCACGGCCCTGGAGCAGCGCTTTACGGCGCTGCACGAAAGCCTGCAACGCAATACCCCCCAACTGGCTGCCGATGCGATCCAGAAAATCCTTCACCCAGCTGCCTGA
- the lpxA gene encoding acyl-ACP--UDP-N-acetylglucosamine O-acyltransferase — MSNIHPTAIVAQGASLDPTVTVGPYAVIGPDVVIGAGTTVGPHCVIEGRTTIGADNRIFQFASLGAVPQDKKYAGEPTELVIGDRNVIREFCTFNLGVPGAGGITRVGSDNWIMAYTHIAHDCRVDNHTTLSNNTTLAGHVHLADWVTIGGLTGIHQFVSIGAHAMVGFASAVSQDVPPFMLADGNPLALRGLNIVGLRRRGFSAERVAGIKQMHRLLYRQGLTLEAARAGVAELPAAHPEAAPDIAMMLGFLDTSTRGIAR; from the coding sequence GTGAGCAATATTCATCCCACGGCCATAGTCGCGCAAGGCGCCAGTCTGGATCCCACGGTCACGGTGGGGCCCTACGCGGTGATTGGTCCCGACGTGGTGATCGGGGCGGGAACCACGGTGGGGCCGCACTGCGTGATCGAAGGGCGCACCACGATCGGGGCCGACAACCGCATTTTCCAGTTCGCATCGCTGGGTGCCGTGCCGCAGGACAAGAAGTACGCGGGCGAGCCGACCGAACTCGTCATCGGCGACCGCAACGTGATCCGCGAGTTCTGCACCTTCAACCTCGGTGTGCCGGGAGCCGGCGGCATCACGCGCGTGGGCAGCGACAACTGGATCATGGCGTACACCCACATCGCGCACGACTGCCGCGTTGACAACCACACCACGCTCTCCAACAACACCACGCTGGCAGGCCATGTGCACCTTGCCGACTGGGTCACCATCGGCGGGCTCACCGGCATTCACCAGTTCGTCTCGATCGGTGCCCATGCCATGGTCGGCTTTGCCAGCGCCGTGTCGCAGGATGTGCCCCCCTTCATGCTGGCCGACGGCAATCCGCTGGCGCTGCGCGGCCTCAACATCGTCGGGCTGCGCCGCCGGGGCTTCTCGGCAGAGCGTGTGGCGGGCATCAAGCAGATGCACCGCCTGCTCTATCGCCAGGGGCTGACACTGGAGGCCGCACGCGCAGGCGTGGCCGAGTTGCCAGCCGCCCATCCGGAGGCTGCGCCCGACATCGCCATGATGCTGGGTTTCCTGGATACCTCCACGCGCGGCATCGCGCGCTGA
- the fabZ gene encoding 3-hydroxyacyl-ACP dehydratase FabZ, producing MMDIHAILKQLPHRYPFLLVDKVIELESNTRIKAIKNVTFNEPYFMGHFPGRPVMPGVLILEALAQAAGLLAFDAMGKVPDENNIYYFVGIDGARFKRPVEPGDQLILSITIDRVRGGIWKFKGVASVGEEVACEAELMCTMRSVG from the coding sequence ATGATGGATATCCACGCAATTCTCAAGCAACTGCCCCACCGCTACCCGTTCCTGCTGGTGGACAAAGTGATCGAGCTTGAGAGCAACACCCGCATCAAGGCGATCAAGAACGTGACGTTCAACGAGCCTTATTTCATGGGGCACTTTCCAGGGCGCCCGGTGATGCCGGGTGTGTTGATCCTCGAGGCCCTGGCGCAGGCCGCCGGCCTGCTGGCGTTCGACGCGATGGGCAAGGTGCCCGATGAAAACAACATCTACTACTTCGTCGGCATCGATGGCGCGCGCTTCAAGCGGCCGGTGGAGCCGGGCGATCAGCTGATTCTCTCCATCACGATCGACCGCGTGCGCGGCGGCATCTGGAAGTTCAAGGGCGTGGCCAGCGTGGGCGAGGAAGTGGCCTGCGAGGCCGAACTCATGTGCACCATGCGCAGCGTGGGTTGA
- the lpxD gene encoding UDP-3-O-(3-hydroxymyristoyl)glucosamine N-acyltransferase, with protein sequence MSLLLGHIVDALGGSLEGGAARDAVISRIAPLEVAGPGDLSFLSNPRYQQQLAASRAACVIVAPAMRDAALARGACIVADNPYVYFARATQLWRRLNAPAVQGGVHASAVVDPSAQVDATATIGPLCVVERGARIGAGTVLKSRVTVGEGCRIGARCIVHPGVVIGADGFGFAPENGQWVKIEQLGAVHIGDDVEIGANTCIDRGALLDTVIEDGVKLDNLIQIGHNVRIGKHSALAGCVGVAGSATIGAHCTVGGGAIVLGHLEMADNVHISAATVVTRSLSQPGQYTGMFPIDDNARWEKNAATLKQLHSLRERIKALEQALKAA encoded by the coding sequence GTGAGCTTGCTTCTCGGGCACATAGTTGATGCGCTCGGTGGCTCGCTGGAAGGAGGTGCGGCACGGGATGCCGTCATTTCCCGCATCGCGCCCCTGGAGGTTGCAGGGCCGGGAGACCTCAGTTTCCTGAGCAACCCCCGCTACCAACAGCAACTGGCCGCCTCCCGGGCGGCCTGTGTCATTGTGGCGCCTGCCATGCGCGATGCCGCCCTGGCCCGTGGCGCCTGCATCGTGGCGGACAACCCCTACGTGTACTTCGCGCGGGCCACGCAGCTTTGGCGCCGGCTCAATGCCCCCGCAGTGCAGGGCGGTGTGCACGCGAGCGCGGTCGTGGACCCGTCGGCGCAGGTCGATGCCACCGCCACCATCGGTCCCCTGTGCGTGGTGGAACGCGGTGCGCGCATTGGCGCAGGAACCGTGCTCAAGTCCCGTGTCACGGTGGGCGAGGGCTGCCGCATCGGCGCGCGCTGCATCGTGCACCCCGGCGTGGTGATCGGCGCCGACGGCTTTGGTTTTGCGCCCGAGAACGGGCAGTGGGTCAAGATCGAGCAACTGGGGGCCGTGCACATTGGCGACGATGTCGAGATCGGCGCCAACACCTGCATCGACCGTGGTGCGCTGCTGGACACCGTCATCGAAGACGGCGTCAAGCTCGACAACCTGATCCAGATCGGGCACAACGTGCGCATCGGCAAGCACTCTGCCCTGGCGGGGTGCGTGGGCGTGGCCGGCAGCGCGACCATTGGCGCGCACTGCACCGTGGGCGGCGGCGCCATCGTGCTGGGCCATCTGGAGATGGCGGACAACGTGCACATCTCTGCCGCCACGGTGGTCACGCGCTCTTTGAGCCAGCCTGGGCAATACACGGGCATGTTTCCCATCGACGACAATGCGCGTTGGGAAAAAAACGCTGCAACACTCAAACAACTGCACAGCTTGCGAGAGCGCATCAAGGCGCTGGAGCAAGCTCTGAAAGCAGCATGA
- a CDS encoding OmpH family outer membrane protein, whose product MKSFSRHISLALLLGTLAIAAPAQAQEFKAGFVNTDRIFREASTAKAAQAKLEQEFSRREKELVDMGNTLKTATEKFEREAPTMAESQRTTRQRQLVDQDREFQRKRREFQEDLSARKNEELSQVLERANKVVKQVAEAEKYDVILQEAVYINPKHDITDKVIKALNAAAGK is encoded by the coding sequence ATGAAATCCTTTTCTCGCCATATCTCTCTGGCCCTGCTGCTTGGCACGCTTGCCATCGCAGCGCCTGCACAAGCGCAAGAGTTCAAAGCCGGGTTTGTCAACACCGACCGCATCTTCCGCGAGGCCAGCACCGCCAAGGCTGCACAGGCCAAGCTGGAGCAGGAATTCTCCCGCCGTGAGAAAGAACTGGTGGACATGGGCAACACCCTGAAGACCGCCACGGAGAAGTTCGAACGCGAAGCTCCCACGATGGCTGAAAGCCAGCGCACCACCCGCCAGCGCCAGCTGGTGGACCAGGACCGTGAATTCCAGCGCAAGCGCCGCGAATTCCAGGAAGACCTGAGCGCCCGCAAGAACGAGGAACTGTCCCAGGTGCTCGAACGTGCGAACAAGGTGGTCAAGCAGGTGGCAGAGGCGGAGAAGTACGACGTGATCCTGCAGGAGGCCGTCTACATCAACCCCAAGCACGACATCACCGACAAGGTGATCAAGGCGCTGAATGCCGCTGCCGGCAAGTAA
- the bamA gene encoding outer membrane protein assembly factor BamA → MKKHINRLGVRTASAVAAMIFAANAAWALEPFKVQDIRVEGLQRVEPGTVFASMPLRVGDDYNDEKGAAAIRALFGLGLFKDVRLEAAGNVLVVVVEERPTVADVDFAGTREFDKDALKKAMRDVGLTEGRPYDKALTDRAEQELKRQYINKSLYGAEVVTTVTPIERNRVNLTFTVVEGEPARIKEVRLVGNKAFSESTLKGLFDQDTGGWLSWYTKSDRYSRAKLNADLETLRSYYLQRGYLEFRVDSTQVAISPDKQDISITVNVTEGERYVVSGVKLEGNYLDREDEFKSLVTIRAGEPYNADQVTETTKAFSEYFSRFGFAFARVEAVPEIDRENNRVAFVLQAEPSRRAYVRRINVSGNNRTRDEVIRREFRQYEASWYDGEKIRLSRDRVDRLGFFTEVNVETQEVPGSPDQVDLVINVAEKPTGSLQMGVGFSSAEKVSLSFGIKQENIFGSGNYLGIDVNTSKYRRTLVFSTTNPYFTPEGISRTLDVYYRTDKPYEDQGGNYELVTTGTSVRFGVPFSETDTVFFGGGLEQTKIKAGTNIPATYLAYADQFGYSSTSIPLTIGWSRDDRDSALAPNSGRYQRLNSEWSVAGDARYVRANYQYQQYVPLNKRFTIAFNGEVGIGKGMNGRPFPVFKNFYSGGLGSVRGFDQGTLGPRDVTGASLGGPKKVTLNAELIAPFPGAGNDRTLRVFTFFDVGNVYGENEKVTFSDMRSSVGLGLSWISPLGPLRLAFAQPVRKFAGDRIQKLQFQIGTSF, encoded by the coding sequence ATGAAAAAACACATCAATCGCCTGGGCGTGCGTACCGCATCGGCCGTTGCAGCCATGATTTTTGCCGCTAATGCGGCATGGGCTCTGGAGCCTTTCAAGGTGCAGGACATCCGCGTCGAGGGCCTGCAGCGCGTGGAGCCCGGCACCGTGTTTGCCTCCATGCCGCTGCGGGTTGGTGACGACTACAACGACGAGAAGGGCGCCGCGGCCATCCGCGCTCTTTTCGGACTGGGCCTGTTCAAGGACGTGCGCCTGGAGGCGGCCGGCAACGTGCTGGTGGTGGTGGTGGAAGAGCGGCCCACCGTCGCCGACGTTGACTTCGCCGGCACGCGCGAGTTCGACAAGGACGCGCTCAAGAAGGCCATGCGCGATGTCGGACTCACCGAGGGCCGGCCCTACGACAAGGCGTTGACGGACCGCGCCGAGCAGGAGCTCAAGCGCCAGTACATCAACAAGAGCCTGTACGGCGCCGAGGTCGTCACCACCGTGACGCCGATCGAGCGCAACCGCGTCAACCTGACCTTCACCGTGGTCGAGGGCGAGCCTGCCCGCATCAAGGAAGTGCGCCTCGTCGGCAACAAGGCCTTCAGTGAATCCACGCTCAAAGGCCTGTTCGACCAGGACACCGGGGGCTGGCTCAGCTGGTACACCAAGTCGGACCGCTACTCGCGCGCCAAGCTCAATGCCGATCTGGAGACGCTGCGTTCGTACTACCTGCAGCGCGGGTATCTGGAGTTCCGGGTCGACTCCACGCAGGTCGCCATCTCGCCCGACAAGCAGGACATCTCCATCACCGTCAACGTGACGGAAGGCGAGCGCTACGTGGTCTCGGGCGTCAAGCTGGAGGGCAACTACCTGGACCGCGAAGACGAGTTCAAGTCCCTGGTCACCATCCGCGCGGGCGAGCCCTACAACGCGGACCAGGTCACGGAAACGACCAAGGCGTTTTCAGAGTATTTCTCGCGTTTTGGCTTCGCCTTCGCGCGCGTGGAAGCCGTGCCCGAAATCGATCGCGAAAACAACCGGGTCGCCTTCGTGCTGCAGGCCGAACCCTCGCGCCGCGCCTATGTGCGCCGCATCAACGTGAGCGGCAACAACCGCACGCGCGATGAAGTGATCCGCCGTGAATTCCGCCAGTACGAAGCCTCGTGGTACGACGGCGAGAAGATCCGCCTGTCGCGCGACCGCGTGGACCGCCTGGGCTTCTTCACCGAAGTCAATGTGGAAACCCAGGAAGTGCCGGGTTCCCCCGACCAGGTGGACCTCGTGATCAACGTGGCGGAAAAGCCCACGGGCTCGCTGCAGATGGGGGTGGGTTTCTCCAGCGCCGAAAAGGTGTCGCTGTCGTTCGGCATCAAGCAGGAAAACATCTTTGGTTCCGGCAACTACCTGGGCATCGATGTCAACACCAGCAAGTACCGTCGCACGCTGGTGTTCAGCACCACCAACCCGTACTTCACGCCGGAAGGCATCTCGCGCACGCTGGATGTGTACTACCGCACGGACAAGCCCTACGAAGACCAGGGCGGCAACTACGAGTTGGTGACCACCGGAACGTCGGTGCGATTCGGTGTTCCGTTCAGTGAAACCGATACCGTGTTCTTTGGTGGGGGGCTGGAGCAGACCAAGATCAAGGCGGGTACGAACATTCCCGCCACCTACTTGGCCTATGCCGACCAGTTTGGCTACAGCAGCACCTCCATTCCTTTGACGATCGGTTGGTCGCGGGACGACCGCGACAGCGCTCTGGCGCCGAATTCCGGCCGCTATCAGCGCCTCAATTCAGAATGGTCGGTGGCGGGGGATGCCCGTTATGTGCGGGCCAACTACCAGTACCAGCAGTACGTGCCGCTGAACAAGCGCTTCACCATCGCCTTCAACGGCGAGGTGGGCATCGGCAAGGGCATGAACGGCAGGCCGTTCCCCGTGTTCAAGAACTTCTATTCGGGTGGGCTGGGCTCCGTGCGCGGCTTCGACCAGGGTACGCTGGGGCCGCGTGACGTGACGGGCGCGTCGTTGGGGGGGCCCAAGAAGGTCACCTTGAACGCGGAGCTGATCGCACCATTCCCGGGCGCGGGCAACGACCGGACACTGCGTGTATTCACCTTCTTTGATGTGGGTAATGTGTACGGAGAGAACGAAAAAGTTACTTTCAGTGACATGCGTTCCTCCGTCGGCCTGGGCCTGAGCTGGATTTCCCCGCTGGGTCCGTTGCGCCTGGCCTTTGCGCAACCGGTGCGCAAGTTCGCCGGCGATAGAATCCAGAAACTGCAATTCCAGATTGGAACGTCTTTCTAA
- the rseP gene encoding RIP metalloprotease RseP: MLLTIVAFIVALGLLIAVHEYGHYRVAVACGVKVLRFSVGFGKPLLRWQPKGSPTEFVLGAFPLGGYVRMLDEREAPVAAEERHLAFNTQPLRSRAAIVAAGPLANLLLAVLLYSIVNWNGVDEPKAVLASPVAGSVAQSAGLRGGELVAQAALGSDEMEPVRSFEELRWLLTRGALEGVNVRLDVQPQSGAVHREILLDMSKIDSREADAQLFRKIGILGPWTRPVLGEVMPDGAAARAGLRQGDVVLRIGASDVVDGQQLRELIRQSVRGSEPLAQSWRIDRSGQVLSVDVLPEAKPELGASVGRIGAYVGAPPEFVTVEYGVFEGAWAGVVKTWDVSILTLRMMGRMVIGEASLKNLSGPLTIADYAGRSASLGLSQYLVFLALISVSLGVLNLLPLPVLDGGHLMYYLWEGVTGRGVSDAWMERLQRGGVAVLLLMMSIALFNDITRLFG; encoded by the coding sequence ATGCTCCTTACCATCGTTGCCTTCATCGTGGCCCTGGGCCTTCTGATCGCCGTGCACGAATATGGCCACTACCGGGTGGCCGTGGCGTGCGGGGTCAAGGTGCTGCGCTTCTCGGTGGGCTTTGGCAAACCATTGCTGCGCTGGCAGCCCAAGGGGTCGCCCACGGAGTTCGTGCTGGGGGCTTTTCCGCTGGGGGGCTATGTGCGCATGCTGGACGAGCGGGAAGCGCCCGTGGCCGCCGAGGAGCGGCATCTGGCTTTCAATACCCAGCCGCTGCGCTCCCGCGCGGCCATCGTGGCCGCGGGGCCGCTGGCAAACCTGCTGCTGGCGGTGCTGCTGTATTCCATTGTGAACTGGAACGGGGTGGACGAGCCCAAGGCGGTACTCGCCAGTCCGGTGGCCGGGTCCGTCGCGCAGAGTGCCGGCCTGCGGGGCGGCGAGCTGGTCGCGCAGGCAGCGCTGGGGTCGGACGAGATGGAGCCCGTGCGCTCGTTTGAAGAACTGCGCTGGCTGCTCACGCGCGGTGCGCTGGAGGGTGTGAACGTGCGCCTCGACGTGCAGCCGCAGTCGGGCGCTGTGCACCGGGAAATCCTGCTGGACATGTCGAAGATCGACAGCCGGGAGGCGGACGCCCAGCTGTTTCGCAAGATCGGCATCCTGGGGCCGTGGACGCGGCCGGTGCTGGGCGAGGTCATGCCTGACGGGGCCGCAGCCCGCGCTGGATTGCGCCAGGGGGACGTGGTGCTCAGGATCGGTGCCAGCGACGTGGTGGACGGCCAGCAGCTGCGCGAGTTGATCCGCCAGTCGGTGCGGGGAAGCGAGCCATTGGCACAGTCCTGGCGCATTGATCGCTCAGGCCAGGTGCTGAGCGTGGACGTGTTGCCCGAGGCCAAGCCGGAACTGGGCGCCTCCGTCGGCCGCATCGGGGCGTATGTCGGGGCCCCCCCTGAATTCGTGACGGTGGAATATGGCGTGTTCGAGGGGGCCTGGGCCGGCGTGGTCAAGACCTGGGATGTCTCCATCCTCACGCTTCGGATGATGGGACGCATGGTGATCGGCGAGGCATCGCTCAAGAACCTCAGCGGCCCCCTGACGATCGCCGACTACGCAGGGCGCTCCGCCAGCCTGGGACTCTCGCAGTACCTTGTCTTCCTTGCGCTGATCAGCGTGAGCCTGGGCGTGCTCAACCTGCTGCCGCTGCCTGTCTTGGACGGAGGGCACCTGATGTATTATCTTTGGGAGGGTGTCACGGGCAGGGGGGTGTCGGATGCATGGATGGAGCGCCTGCAGCGTGGAGGCGTTGCGGTCCTGCTTCTCATGATGTCCATTGCCCTGTTCAACGATATCACCCGGCTCTTTGGCTAA